The DNA region agggggcgccaatccaattggcgcctcccttaaaaaagcctcaaatgaaaaaacttccaacatgaaagttgtagatcttttcaagacaatgaatttggatataaattttgcatcatttggattttttatgagaaagttatgggcagttgaagttggacttatgagtttttcaactgttatctgaccgataatgttttgtattattgcatgtgtttcttttaggaatatgaatttttgtccaacataacatttgaactagacatcttaaattttccaatgcacttggtcccacctaaaaataataaaaaatgagtgagttaggtccctgcgaacttgacccaaaattagggtttatgtcaaaacaagtgtatgtgaattttgccaaaagggaccaacttcaagccctttagtttgaatgataaaagcctcaaatgacaaaaccttcaacataaaagttgtagatcttttcaagataatgaatttggactaaagttttgcatcatttgcaatttttatgagttaggtatgggcacctgaagttggactctttgacattttatctgttatctgacctataatgttttgtattattgcatgtgtttgtgttagagttatgaatttttgtccaacataagaagtgaagtagacaccttaaagtttccaatgcacttggtcccacctcaaaataattaaaaatgagtgaggtaggtccttgcgaacttgacccaaatttagggtttctgtcaaaatatgtgtatgtgaattttgccaaaagggaccaaattcaagcccttcaacataacaataacaagtccttgaattagggtttctgacctataaatttttgtattatgatatgtgtttattttagaattatgaaagaaacctaaagtttggagtttacacaaagataaatttgacataatacgaattgatattaataaaatttggattttacacaaagaatcctaatggtgatgaccgggatcacctaaccgacctccggtcccacatcccctagctaccctaacccacgttgacgattctgcaccggtgtttgttcatctgatggtccaggagcgtcattacctcctacaggagaagatccgttgaggtattcagccaactcagcatagtcttcagtattcaatgatggtgtaccggcgtagctgagctcatgacccatgccagagaagttggggtgtggttgactcatggatgggcgaccgggacggttgaagggggacatgggtgacaatgatgggtctaggaaaggttggaaaggttgttggggtgtttggaagagatatggttgtgggatgttttggtattgtgatgtttggggttcttggctacggtaggtgatggggcggttagtgttttgggtaaggcgactttggtagggtgatggtgtgggtgcgaagcgatgttcggtcgaaggttgatggtccatttgttggtggtggtatggggatgttcttggttttggggttgggtgaatggcatgttttggttgtatgtttgtgtgtttgtggaacggaaagtttgtcggataggtggttgtgagtaaccgggctgagaatgttgttgggggttagatgttgatccttcttgtgtgtaacttgtctggcgtgggtcgtagaggtacatatcatcggcgatgaattgaaatccaactgatctataccaagccatataagtacgacttggttttacctcatttggcatgactgcgtcagttaagacatggtcatgacggtgcttccacttgcgacactctgatcttgcgaaggtttgccaagggttgtagttccattggtcgttcactttacgcatatgccattctcctaggctagctgggggatctgggatattctggaccataccaaactgcagcttcacacggtcggtgttgtgcagctccactgttgtgaaccgtattatcggtgtgcatgttgtccatacggctgcgtcttcagggttgatctgatgctcatgatccatattaaggtatggacgccaaatgaactgaaatgttaaagacgataggatttaaatgaatgtagaaaaagtcaacataatatgaagaaataatgaaattattttgcttacgtctgccggtcgaaggtgatccaacaggttgcgatattgagtaatacaatgtctcagacatctgctgtaattcataccgcgtgccgaccatctacaccaaaaagttaaaataaattagttatgggtaataaactgtaaggaaggaagtaaagatatagcaatttaaacaacttacttttttgcatatggaaaagtgaaggggttgcTATTGACaggtgctagagacggtagtcttgaccatccccatgcttgtagcaaaacagcacatccagaaaatgtagaagtatctttgtggaagtttttgcacaaagaactatagagataggctagacatgcagatccccaactataactacctattctatctatatgtctaagtaaaggtaagtacataatatgcatgctagaaccactaccttcgggaaataaaaaggatcctagtaacaacataatgtaacacctagttttgatgattcgagcatcttcggtagaatgctcatctaaataaaaactattataatatgactttag from Lathyrus oleraceus cultivar Zhongwan6 chromosome 1, CAAS_Psat_ZW6_1.0, whole genome shotgun sequence includes:
- the LOC127084444 gene encoding uncharacterized protein LOC127084444 gives rise to the protein MDHEHQINPEDAAVWTTCTPIIRFTTVELHNTDRVKLQFGMVQNIPDPPASLGEWHMRKVNDQWNYNPWQTFARSECRKWKHRHDHVLTDAVMPNEVKPSRTYMAWYRSVGFQFIADDMYLYDPRQTSYTQEGSTSNPQQHSQPGYSQPPIRQTFRSTNTQTYNQNMPFTQPQNQEHPHTTTNKWTINLRPNIASHPHHHPTKVALPKTLTAPSPTVAKNPKHHNTKTSHNHISSKHPNNLSNLS